In Geothrix edaphica, the genomic stretch TGCTGGACCGCCGACCGGGGAATGAGGAAGTGGATGACCGCCGTCGGCCGGGCGGTCACCTGGACGATCTGGGGCTCAGCGAGCATGGGACCTCCGGCGGGGGCCGGGATACCCCCGGGCAGGAAGCATACGGCCGGAGGCCAGGCTGGGAAAGTCAGAGGATCCGAACGGGGTTTGATTCACCCCCGAACGGTCGTCCCCGGGTCCAGGGCCGTCATCGGGGCCCGTAAACGATCCGCGACCGCGGGCGTAACTCAGCTTCAGCCAGGGGCCTGCCATGAAATCCATCTTCTTCGACGAAGGCCGGCGCCTGCGCAACGGGTGGTGGGCGTGCCTCTTCCTGGCCATCGTGGCGACCGGTCTCAGCGGTTTCCAGGAGCTCGTGGCGCCGCTGCTCAAGCGGGTCGGGGTCCGCAGCGGCGATTGGGTGGTGGGCGTTCTGTTCCTGATCACCCTGCTGGCCACCTGGATCTGCACCCGCCTCCGCGGGGAGCCCCTGGCCAGCGCCGGCTGGCGGATGGACCGCCGCTGGGCCCGGGAGGTCGCCTGGGGCACGCTGTTCGGGATCGGGGTCATGCTGCTGGCGGCGGGGCTGCTCTGGGCCGTGGGCGGCGTCACCTGGGAGCTGGATCCCGGGCGCAGCTTCCGGGCCCTCGGCCTTGGCTTCGGCATGTTCGCGCTGGTGGCCCTGTGGGAGGAGAGCCTCTTCCGCGGCTTCCTCTTCCAGCGGCTGGTGGCGGGCCTGGGGGCCTGGCCCGCCCAGCTGATCCTCGCGCTCTTCTTCGCCCGGGCCCACTGGGGCAACCCCGGCATGCAGGGCGCCACCAAGCTCTGGGCCACCCTCGACATCGCCCTGGCCGCGGTGTTCCTGGGGCTGGCCTACCTCCGCACCCGCAGTCTGGCCCTGCCCGTCGGCATCCACCTGGGCTGGAACTGGGCCCAGGGCCACGTCCTGGGCTTCGGGGTGAGCGGCACCTCAGTCTCGAACGGCTGGGTCCGCCCGGTGTTCCAGGGGAAGCCGGAGTGGGTGAGCGGCGGCGCCTTCGGGCTGGAGGCCAGCATCTTCGGGGTGCTCGCCGCGCTGGTGGGCATCCTGCTGCTGTGGCGGTGGCGGGGCTCGGTCCCGGCCCCGGCCGTGGCAACGGAAGCTCCGGCCGCCGATTCCATCTGAAGCTCTACCTCCGTCTGGGCCGCGGCCTCAGCCCTTGGGGTCCGGGCCCTTCCGGGCGGGCTTGCGCCGGCGCTCGGGCTTCTTCGGCTTGGCCGGAGGCTGGGTGGCGCTGTCGTACAGGGTCTCCAGGCGGATGGCCTTGGCCGAGGTGTCCGCCGCCTTGTGGATCTCCTTCAGCACCGAGGCCACCAGGTCCAGGTTCGCCGCATCGCCCTTCAGCAGCTCCTGGAAGGCCTTGGACTTCAATTCCTCCAGCCGCTTCGACTGCCGCTTCCCCGCCGCCCAGTTCAGCAGCTTGGAGAACAGCTCATAGCCGAGCTTGAGTTCAGGGGTGGGGAGGGACATGGAGGGATGGTAGCCGGGGTTAAAAGAAATTTGCCGGTGATGAACGGTGATGAACATTGATATTGAAAATATCTTTATCACCGTTCATCACAGTTCATCACCGGTTCAATGGTCTTTGCGCCGAGAGCTTCGCTCCGGGCGCTAGTCCCCGAACAGGTTCTGCACCTTGTCGTCCCAGATGAAGGTCTGCATCTCCCAGCGGTCCGTGGCCTTGTAGAACACCACGGAGTAGCGGATGGCGGTGTTCTCCAGCTTCTCGATGACGACGAACCTCAGGAAGGAGGCCCCGGCCTTCTGCTGGGAGATGAACTCGTAGCCGAGGCTGGCGCCGAACCGCTCCTTCACCGTCGCGCGGCTGGTGATGGTCTGCATGGTGAGCGTGTTGAGCTCGTTCATGGAGACCTTCCAGTAGGGCTTGAACAGGTCCAGGCCCGCCTTGTAGTCCTCCGCCACGAACAACTTGAAGCAGCTCTCGACCAGGGCCCTGGCTTCGGCTTCGGTCTTCAGGGGCCGGACCTCGGCCGGGCCGGCCGCCATCAGGGCGGCGGGGAAGAGGAGGCAGAGGGCGAGTTTGGTGGGCATGGATATGTGTCTTTTCAGATAAATGACTTAACGATGAAGCTAATCGGCCCCGCCTGCACCGAGTCGATGAGCGGAGTCGAGATAGCGAAATGTTGAGAGAGAACGGAAGGCAATGCGGGCGGGGTCCGAGTTGAGCGAAAGGTTAGGTGTCCCTTACCCAATGAAACGGATTGCTTTGCGAGTAAGTTGAATCTTCCGAGTAAGATCTTTCAGGTTAGAGGGTGAGTCTAGGAATGCATTAGCCTCATCCAAGGATCGAAAGAATGTGGCATTGCGTATGTGGAACCAGATTAAATTCACATAGTAAAGCTGGAGTTGGAAGCAATGAGTTCGAGCACTATCGGACTCCTCGCCTGCATGGATGTTGGCATTCCGGAATTCCCGAAGATGTTCGAGGACTTGTCGATGAAACAAGGCATCTTTAAAAATAAATGAGCAGCGACGAACCACCTTGTCGTAATCGGCCTGTCCGGGCGTGGTGAGAGCCTCGATAGCCCCCCAAAGTCTAAGGAACGCAGTATTC encodes the following:
- a CDS encoding CPBP family intramembrane glutamic endopeptidase, giving the protein MKSIFFDEGRRLRNGWWACLFLAIVATGLSGFQELVAPLLKRVGVRSGDWVVGVLFLITLLATWICTRLRGEPLASAGWRMDRRWAREVAWGTLFGIGVMLLAAGLLWAVGGVTWELDPGRSFRALGLGFGMFALVALWEESLFRGFLFQRLVAGLGAWPAQLILALFFARAHWGNPGMQGATKLWATLDIALAAVFLGLAYLRTRSLALPVGIHLGWNWAQGHVLGFGVSGTSVSNGWVRPVFQGKPEWVSGGAFGLEASIFGVLAALVGILLLWRWRGSVPAPAVATEAPAADSI